Genomic window (Mesorhizobium sp. M4B.F.Ca.ET.058.02.1.1):
TACCTTCCCGTTGTGCAGGCTATCTCGCCAGAAGCGCAATCACGGAATAGGGAAATCCTGATGTCGAACATGATGAAGGCGCTTGTGAAGGCCAAGGCCGAACCGGGCATCTGGATGGAAGAGGTGCCGGTGCCGGAAATCGGCCCCAACGACGTGCTGATCAAGATCAAGAAGACGGCGATCTGCGGCACCGACGTGCACATCTACAATTGGGACCAGTGGGCGCAGAAGACGGTGCCGGTGCCGATGGTGACGGGCCATGAATTCGTCGGCACCGTTGCCGATTTCGGCGCAGCGGTCACCGAATACAAGGTCGGCCAGCGTGTATCGGGCGAAGGCCACATCGTCTGCGGCCATTGCCGCAACTGTCGCGCCGGGCGAGGGCATCTGTGCCGCAACACACTCGGCGTCGGCGTCAACCGTCCGGGCGCGTTCGGCGAGTATCTGGCGATCCCGCAGCACAATGTCGTGCCGATCCCCGACGATGTGCCCGATGAGATTGCCGCGATCTTCGATCCCTTGGGCAATGCCGTCCACACCGCATTGTCCTTCGATCTGGTCGGCGAGGACGTGCTGGTGACTGGCGCCGG
Coding sequences:
- the tdh gene encoding L-threonine 3-dehydrogenase: MSNMMKALVKAKAEPGIWMEEVPVPEIGPNDVLIKIKKTAICGTDVHIYNWDQWAQKTVPVPMVTGHEFVGTVADFGAAVTEYKVGQRVSGEGHIVCGHCRNCRAGRGHLCRNTLGVGVNRPGAFGEYLAIPQHNVVPIPDDVPDEIAAIFDPLGNAVHTALSFDLVGEDVLVTGAGPIGIMGALVAQCVGARKVVITDINPVRLALAKKLGVQHVVDASKEKLRDVMPALGMTEGFDVGLEMSGAAPAFRDMIDTMNNGGKIAILGIARTGFEIDWNKVIFKMLHLKGIYGREMFETWYKMIALVQGPLDVSGLITHRIGVDDYLDGFEAMKSGNSGKVVMDW